Below is a window of Demequina muriae DNA.
CCACGAGCCCCACCACCGCGATCGATGCCCACGTCACCCGCGCCGTCTGCGGGTTCCGATGGAACCACCCTCGGTCCGTGACGTCCGCATAGAGCTCCTTCTGCACCTTCGCGAGATCGGCCGCGAACGTGGCCTTCAGGTCCGTGAGCGTCACCTGCTCGCGCCCGTCGAAGATCGAGTCGAACAGGGTGCGCCCGTAGGCGGGCATCGCGTCGTCCCCCTCGCGCAGCTTCACGAGCGTGTAGTCACGCGGAGCCGTGCCCTCCGGCTCCTGCTCGTCGCCGACGGGGTCGATGCGCAGGTAGCCGCGCACGGCCTGGTCCACGATCGTGGCCGTGACGTCGCGCACGTCGGCCTTCTCGTCGAGAAGGGTGCCGAGCTGACCTGGCCGCAGTCCCGCAGGGGGCTCGAACTGCACCGCCACGGGCTGGCCGCCGGCCACCGGTCGCGTGCCCGCATCGGCTCCTGACACCGGCCCGAGGCCAGGGGTGAGCTCCGCGTACTGCCGGTCCACGGCAGTGCGGCGGAAGTACAGCGCCAGCGCTCCCAGACCTGCCGCGAGCATGGCCACCGAGATGCCCACCGTCCACGGCGTGATCGCGAACGCGCGCACGATGTCGTTCTCGATGCGGGTGCGCGCAGTGGTGTCGAACGTGCCTGCGGGATACAGCGCGGCGATCGTGACGGGCTCGCCCGGCTCGAGGCCCGACGCTTCGAACGTGACCGACGGTGCGGGGTCGCCCACGGCGTCGCATGCGTCGGTGGTTCCCTGCGGCCCCGCGAAGCACGCGACCTCGGTGGCCGCGACCGGCGACTCGACCGTGATGGTCACGTCGCGGATGGGGGTCTCCCATCCCGTGCCGATCGGGTTCCAGAAGAACTCGTCACCTGCGATCCCGCTCTCGGTCTCACTGGCCTCGGTGGAGTTCATGGCGCGCGCCACCGAGTACGTGATGACGTAGGTCTGCGTGCCGGACACGTCGTCGACGTCCTCATCGCCGATCCGCACCACCAGGCTGCCGCCCTGCGCCTCGGTGGCCAGGTCGTCGGGCGCCCCGGAAGGGCTCTCCGCCGTGACGTCCGTGATGTCGAAGAGACGCTCGTACCCGTCCTCGATCGGCTGAGCGGTGGGCAGCGTGAACACCACGCCGTGGCCGGGGTCATCGCCGAAGTCGAAGTCGATCTCCGTGCGGACGTCGACCGAGCCGTCGACCTGGAGCGCGTAGGTCGCGTCCCACTGGAGCACCTCGCGACCCGGGTAGTCGTCTGAACCGGCACCGTCACCGGCCGATGCGGCGGCGGGCAGGGCGGACACGGCCAGCACGAGCGCGCAGACGCATGCGACCATCACGACACGAATGGCGGCGGCGACGGTCGACCGCGCCGTGGCGGCGAGAGCAAGGGAGGGCATGCCTCCATTGTGCCGAGGTCACGGCCAGCGGCGGGCCACTTCCACGGGGAGTCCTAGGTGTTGCGGCGCAGGCTCATGGCCCGCTGAGCCTCACGGTCGTCCTGCTTCTGGCGCAGCGTCTGGCGCTTGTCGTACAGCTTCTTGCCTCGCCCGATGCCGATCTCGACCTTCGCGCGGCCCTTCACGAAGTACAGCCGCAGCGGCACGATCGTGAAGCCCTTCTCGCGCGTCTTGATCATCAGCTCGTCGAGCTCGGTGTGGTGCAGCAGCAGCTTGCGACGTCGCCGCGGCGCGTGGTTGGTCCACGTCCCCTGCGCGTACTCGGGAATGTGGATGTTCTCGAGCCAGGCCTCGTTGTTGTCGACGTAGATGTAGCCCTCGCCGATGGCCGCACGGCCCGCGCGGAGTGCCTTGACCTCAGTGCCCTGGAGCACGATGCCGGCCTCGTAGGTCTTGTCGATGAAGTAGTCGTGGCGCGCCGACCTGTTGGTCGCGACGATCTTCTGCTCGTCTGCCATGACTCACCTCCTCGAGTGCCGTCTGTGTGGGGACAGGGACGTTCGAGTATAGAGGCACCGGGCCGTGGCGGCCGCTACGGGAAGTTCGGGAGCAGCGTCTCGGGATTCACGACACTGCCGCTCACGTACACCTCGAAGTGCAGGTGGCACGCCGTCGAGGAGCCGGTGGAGCCCGAGTAGCCGATCAGGTCCCCTCGGGCCACCCGCTGACCACCGCCCACGGCGAACCGCGAGAAGTGGTTGTAGTTCGTGATGACGGACTTGCCGCCGATGATCCCGTGATCGATCAGGACCTGGTTGCCGTAGCCCGGCTTGTAGGTGGCCCATTCGACGGTGCCGGCGGCGGAGGCGTAGATCGGGGTGCCGCAGTAGGCGCGCAGGTCGGTGCCGGCGTGCAGGCGCATGTAGTTGTAGATCGGGTGCTGACGCATGCCGAACGACGACGTCTTGTACGGCACCTTGGTGGGGAAGGCCAACGAGCCCTTGGTGAGCCCACTGCTGGGCTTGGAGTTGTTGGCCTCGGCGCGCTTGCGGGCCCTCTCTGCCTCCTGCTCCTCCGCCTCGCGCTTCTTCGAGTACAGCGTCAGGACCTCGTTGCGGAGCTGCTGCTGCAGCGCCTCGTTCTCCTCCTGCTGTGCGACGAACGCGGCTCGCTGAGACTCGAGATACGCACGCAGCTCCTCCTGCTCGTCGAGCAGCGCCTGCACCTCGTCACGCGCCTCCTGGGCGACCTCGCGCGCCTCGTCGAGCTGAATGACGAGCGCATCGATCTCCGCCTTGAGCTCGCCGATGTACTCGCGCACCGCGTCCTGACGCGCGCCGCGGTTGCGGTTGACGGCCGCGATCTCCTCGAGTTCGCCGAGCGCGTTGCTCTGCACCCGTGTCGCAGACTGCTGGGCCGTGTACTCGTCCACGAAGTCCTGGGTGTCGGACGAGCCGAAGACGATGGCGAGCCCCGCCGAGTTGTCATTGCCCTTGTAGGTCTCGCGCGCGATCGCGGCGACGAGCGCCTCGAGAGAGGCCGTGCGCTCCTCGTCCTCCGCGATCTGCTCGGAGATGGCGCGGTCCTGCGCCTCGGCGGAGTCCAGCTTGTCCTGGACGATGCCCTGCTCGATGATGGCGGCCTCGACGCGCCGTTCGGCGTCCTCGAGCTGCTCCTCGAGCGCGGGGAGCTCGCCCTCGAGAGCACGCAGCTCCTCGTCGGCCTCGACGATGCGCGCGTCGGTGTTCTCGAGCTCGTGCTCGAGCTGCTCGGCGCGACGCTCCGCCGCCCTGCGCTCGCGCTCGGTGGCATCGATGTCGTCCTGGTAGTCGTCGGAGGACGCCTGCGGGAGCCCCTGCGGGGACAGCGCCGATGCGCCCACGGCATAGCCGCCGAAGATCGCCGCGACGAGGATCGCCACGACGAGGGCCGAGAGCCTGCGAGTCCGAGTCATGCGCGCGTGTACCTTCCCAGCGTCGCCAACGAGGCGAGGGCAGCGAGGCCCACGGCGATCGCGAGCAGCCATGGCGCCACGGTCCAGACGTCATCGCGGCCCACGTAGTCGACCCACGCGATCGAGCCGTGCAGCCAGTCCTCGATGAAGTAGCGGGCCGAGAGATACAGCCCACCGATCGCGAGGACGGCCCCCAGCGTGGCGGCGACGGCGCCCTCGAGCATGAACGGCATCTGGATCAGGCTCTTCGAGGAGCCGACCATGCGCATGATGGTGGTCTCGCGCCGCCTGCTGAGCGCGCTGAGCCGGATGGTGGTGGTGATGAGCAGGACGGCCGCGAGCATCATGACCGCGGCCAGCCCGGCGGCGATGAACGTGGCGGCGTTGAGGAAGCGGAACAGCTCGTCGAACACCTCGCGCTGGTCGTTGACCTCTTCGACGCCCGGCAGGCCCTCGGTGGCGTCCGCCACGACCTGGAACTGCTCCGGGTCGGTGAGCTTGACGCGGAACACGGGGCCCAGGTCTGCGGGCTCCAGCTGCGAGTACACGCCGGTCTCATCGGCGCCGACGATGTTCTCGAACACCTCTTCGCGGGTCTCGTAGTAGACCTCGTCGACGATGTCCGCGACGGAGCCCTCCTCGAGCACGCCACGGATGTCGTCCTCCTGGTCAGGCGAGACGGGCCCGGCGGCGCACTGTTCGTACAGAGAGTTCTCGGGGCACAGGAAGATCGACACCTCGACCTCGCCGTACCAGGCGTCGCGCAGCTGCTGCACCTGCATCTGGGTGAGCGCGGCGGCGCCCACGAACGTCAGCGACACGAACGTCACGAGCACCACGGACAGCGCCATGGTCGAGTTGCGGCGCAGGCCGCTCGCGACCTCGCCGAGGATGAACCGGATTCTCATGCCGCGCGCCTCACACCGTCTCCAGGCCGTACACGCCACGGTCCTGGTCGCGCACGAGGTGACCGCCCTTGAGCTCGATCACGCGCTTGCGCATCTGGTCAACGATCTCGTCGTCGTGCGTCGCCATCAGCACCGTGGTGCCGGTGCGGTTGATGCGGTCCAGCAGGCGCATGATGCCCACGGACGTGCCGGGGTCGAGGTTGCCCGTGGGCTCGTCGCACAGGAGGATCGGCGGGTGGTTGACGAATGCGCGCGCGATCGCGACGCGCTGCTGCTCACCGCCCGACAGCTCGTGCGGCAGCCGGCGCTCCTTGCCCGCCAGTCCCACCAGCTCGAGCATCTCGGGCACGTTGGTCTGGATGTCGCGCTTGGACTTGCCGATCACCTGCAGCGCGAACGCGACGTTCTGATACACGGTCTTGTTGGGCAGCAGGCGGAAGTCCTGGAACACCGCGCCGATCTCGCGGCGCAGGTGCGGCACGCGCCAGCTCGACAGCTTGTTGAGGTGCCTGCCCGCGACGAACACGTCGCCCGCGGTCGAGCGCTCCTCGCGCAGGATGAGCTTCAGGAAGGTCGACTTGCCGGACCCCGACGATCCCACGAGGAAGACGAAGTCGCCGCGCTCGATCTCCACGGAGACGTTGTCGAGGGCAGGCCTCGCTCCGCGCGTGTAGACCTTGCTGACGTTATCGAGTCGAATCATGCCACCGGACGCGAGGGGTTGGACTCGCGCTTCTTGCAGGGTAAGAAAGCCTACGTCGGCGCGGCAGTAGGCGCGCCGGGGGCGCCGATGCGATATGGATCACACCCTGGGCCCCCGACGGAGCGCTTGCGCCCCGTGGCGACGCAGGGCGGCGCGGGGCGACGAGTCATGGCTAGCATCGAAGCACCAGGAGAGGGGGCACCGTGCCGGACAGCGCGCGGACTGAGGCACCACCGGTGCCTCCCGACGTCGAGGCGGCCATCGCCGACTACCCGGACGCGGTGCGCGACCGGATCCTCGAGCTTCGCCGCCTGGTGTGGGAGGTTGCTGCCGCCGACCCCGCGATCGAGCCCGTGCTCGAGACGCTGAAGTGGGGGCAGCCCAGCTACCTGCCCGCACGGCCGCGCATCGGGACGACGGTGAGGATCGACCGCATCGGCCGCGGCACGGACGTCGCGCTCTTCACCCACTGTCAGACGAGCCTCGTCGACGAGTTCCGCGCCGCTCATGGCGACCTGCTCGCTCACGACGGCACGCGCGCGATCGTGGTTCCCGCAGGCGGGCCGATCCCTCGGGACGAACTGCGGGAGCACATCCGCTCGGCCCTGCTGTATCACCGGCGCTGACGCGCCGGCGGGGCGTCCTCAGCTGTCGCTGACCTGCTGACGTCGCCAGCGGATGCCCGCGTCGATGAACCCGTCGAGGTCGCCGTCGAACACCGCCTGCGGGTTCCCCACCTCGTGTCCCGTGCGCAGGTCCTTGACCAGCTGCTGACCGTAGAGGAAGTAGGAGCGCATCTGGTCGCCCCAGCTCGCCTTGATGTCGCCTGCGAGCTCCTTCTTCTGCGCGGCCTCCTGCTCCTTCTTGAGCAGGAGCAGCCGCGACTGCAGCACCCGCATCGCGGCGGCGCGGTTCTGGATCTGGCTCTTCTCATCCTGCATCGACACCACGAGCCCGGTCGGCAGGTGCGTGATGCGCACCGCGGAGTCGGTGGTGTTGACGGACTGACCGCCTGGGCCGGAGGACCGGAAGACGTCGACCTTGATGTCGGTCTCCGGCACCTCGATGTGGTCCGTGCCCTCGATGAGCGGGATCACCTCGACGGCGGCGAAGCTCGTCTGACGCTTGTCGGCGGAGCCGAAGGGGCTGATCCGCGCGAGGCGATGGGTGCCGGCCTCGACCGACATGATGCCGAACGCGTACGGCGCCTGGATCTCGAACGTGGCCGACTTGATCCCGGCGCCTTCGGCGTAGGAGGTGTCGAGCACCTTGGTGGCGTAGCCGTGGCGCTCCGCCCAGCGCAGGTACATGCGGAGCAGCATCTCGGCGAAGTCGGTCGCGTCGTCTCCCCCAGCGCCGGAACGGATGGTGACGACGGCGTTGCGCTCGTCCCACTCCCCCGTCATGAGGGTGCGCACCTCCATCGCCGAGAGGTCGGCGCGCAGCTTGGTGAGCTCGGCGTCCGCCTCGGCGAGCGTCTCGGCGTCGTTGCCTTCGACCGCCATCTCCACGAGGACCTCGAGGTCATCGATGCGCTGGCGGAAGGAGCCCAGCCGGTCGAGCTCCGCCTTGGTGTTGCTGAGCTTCTGCGTGACCGCCTGGGCATGGTCCTGGTCGTCCCACAGGTCGGGCGACCCGGCCTGGTCCTCGAGCTCGCTCAGCTGCGAGCGCAGCGTGTCGGGGTCGGTCACGGCCTCGATCTGTTCGAAGGTCGACCGCAGCGCGGAGATCTCTGCAGGGAAGTCAGTAGCCACGACGGTCAAGTCTAGTGGCGACCCATGCGACCCGTGCCGCCGGGGCGAGGAGGCCCCGCTCCCGGCGGCACGACCAGGAGGACGCTAGTCCTCGTCGTTCGCCTCCTCGGAGGCCTCGTCGAGGCCCTCCTCGACGGAGTCCTCGACCTCCTCGGCTCCCTCGGAGATCTCTGCGGTGGTCTCGTCCACGACGTCGCCGGCGTCGGCGTCGCCGCATCCCGTCAGGCCCAGGGTCAGCACCCCGGCGCCGATGAGAACGGCTGCGTGCTTGCGATACGCGATCATGCTGCACTCCTCTCGTCGGTACGCCCCCGACAACCGCATCGGCCGTGCGAGCATTCCGAGCGAGCGCGGGCCGATGCGGGCACACGAAAGCCCCGGCGCGCAGGCACCGGGGCTCTCATGTGCGCCGGGTGTGTCCTGACCGGCGACGGTGGTGGGTCACGCTGGCGGGGCGGCCTCCCGCCCCGCCAGCGCTCCGATTACTTGGCGGCCTTGCGAGACCGCGACTTCTTGGCGGGAGCCTCGGACGCCTCGGGAGCAGCGGCCTCGGTGACCGCGCGACCCTTGACCTCTTCGTACTTGACCCCGTAGTACGCGGCCTCCATCATCACCTTCATGTCCGCGAGCATCGGCACGCGCGGGTTCGCCGGTGCGCACTGGTCCTCGTAGGCATTCATGGCCAGCGTGTCGAGAGAGGACATGAACTCCGCCTCGTCGACTCCCACCTCCTGGAAGGAGCGCTCGATGCCCAGCTTGTCGCGCAGCTCCTCGACGGCCACGGCATAGGCCTCGACGGCCTCCTCCGGGGTCGAGTGTGCGAGACCGAGCATCTTGGCGATCTCCTGGAACCGCTCGGGCGCCACGTAGGTCTCGTACTTGGGCCACGAGGTGGGCTTGGTGGGAACGCGACCGTTGTAGCGGATCACGTGCGGCAGGTAGATGGCGTTGGTGCGGCCGTGCGCGATGTGGAACATCGAGCCGGTCGTGTGGCTCATCGCGTGGACGAGTCCCAGGAACGCGTTGCCGAACGCCATGCCGGCGATCGTCGCGGCGTTGTGCATCTTCTCGCGAGCCTTCACCGCGGTGCCGCCTACGGTGACGGACTCCTCGATGTTCTCGAACACGAGCCGGATCGCCTGCAGCGCCATGCCATCGGTGAAGTCGTTGGCGTAGACGGAGACGTAGGCCTCGGTCGCGTGGGTGAGGGCGTCCATGCCGGAGTCGGCCGCGACGCGTGAGGGCAGGTTCGCCGTCAGCACCGGGTCGATGATCGCGACGGTGGGCGTGAGCGCGTAGTCGGCGAGCGGGTACTTGCGCCCCGTGTCCGTGTCGGTGATCACCGCGAACGGGGTCACCTCGGCGCCGGTGCCCGACGTGGTCGGGATGCACACCAGCTGTGCGAGCTCGCCCAGCTTGGGGAAGGTGAACGCGCGCTTGCGCACGTCGAAGAACTTCTCCTTCAGGTCAGAGAACACGACCTCGGGGTGCTCGTACATGAGCCACATCACCTTGGCGGCGTCCAT
It encodes the following:
- a CDS encoding DUF1801 domain-containing protein, translating into MPPDVEAAIADYPDAVRDRILELRRLVWEVAAADPAIEPVLETLKWGQPSYLPARPRIGTTVRIDRIGRGTDVALFTHCQTSLVDEFRAAHGDLLAHDGTRAIVVPAGGPIPRDELREHIRSALLYHRR
- the ftsX gene encoding permease-like cell division protein FtsX, whose protein sequence is MRIRFILGEVASGLRRNSTMALSVVLVTFVSLTFVGAAALTQMQVQQLRDAWYGEVEVSIFLCPENSLYEQCAAGPVSPDQEDDIRGVLEEGSVADIVDEVYYETREEVFENIVGADETGVYSQLEPADLGPVFRVKLTDPEQFQVVADATEGLPGVEEVNDQREVFDELFRFLNAATFIAAGLAAVMMLAAVLLITTTIRLSALSRRRETTIMRMVGSSKSLIQMPFMLEGAVAATLGAVLAIGGLYLSARYFIEDWLHGSIAWVDYVGRDDVWTVAPWLLAIAVGLAALASLATLGRYTRA
- the smpB gene encoding SsrA-binding protein SmpB — its product is MADEQKIVATNRSARHDYFIDKTYEAGIVLQGTEVKALRAGRAAIGEGYIYVDNNEAWLENIHIPEYAQGTWTNHAPRRRRKLLLHHTELDELMIKTREKGFTIVPLRLYFVKGRAKVEIGIGRGKKLYDKRQTLRQKQDDREAQRAMSLRRNT
- a CDS encoding peptidoglycan DD-metalloendopeptidase family protein gives rise to the protein MTRTRRLSALVVAILVAAIFGGYAVGASALSPQGLPQASSDDYQDDIDATERERRAAERRAEQLEHELENTDARIVEADEELRALEGELPALEEQLEDAERRVEAAIIEQGIVQDKLDSAEAQDRAISEQIAEDEERTASLEALVAAIARETYKGNDNSAGLAIVFGSSDTQDFVDEYTAQQSATRVQSNALGELEEIAAVNRNRGARQDAVREYIGELKAEIDALVIQLDEAREVAQEARDEVQALLDEQEELRAYLESQRAAFVAQQEENEALQQQLRNEVLTLYSKKREAEEQEAERARKRAEANNSKPSSGLTKGSLAFPTKVPYKTSSFGMRQHPIYNYMRLHAGTDLRAYCGTPIYASAAGTVEWATYKPGYGNQVLIDHGIIGGKSVITNYNHFSRFAVGGGQRVARGDLIGYSGSTGSSTACHLHFEVYVSGSVVNPETLLPNFP
- the prfB gene encoding peptide chain release factor 2 → MATDFPAEISALRSTFEQIEAVTDPDTLRSQLSELEDQAGSPDLWDDQDHAQAVTQKLSNTKAELDRLGSFRQRIDDLEVLVEMAVEGNDAETLAEADAELTKLRADLSAMEVRTLMTGEWDERNAVVTIRSGAGGDDATDFAEMLLRMYLRWAERHGYATKVLDTSYAEGAGIKSATFEIQAPYAFGIMSVEAGTHRLARISPFGSADKRQTSFAAVEVIPLIEGTDHIEVPETDIKVDVFRSSGPGGQSVNTTDSAVRITHLPTGLVVSMQDEKSQIQNRAAAMRVLQSRLLLLKKEQEAAQKKELAGDIKASWGDQMRSYFLYGQQLVKDLRTGHEVGNPQAVFDGDLDGFIDAGIRWRRQQVSDS
- a CDS encoding DUF2207 domain-containing protein; this encodes MPSLALAATARSTVAAAIRVVMVACVCALVLAVSALPAAASAGDGAGSDDYPGREVLQWDATYALQVDGSVDVRTEIDFDFGDDPGHGVVFTLPTAQPIEDGYERLFDITDVTAESPSGAPDDLATEAQGGSLVVRIGDEDVDDVSGTQTYVITYSVARAMNSTEASETESGIAGDEFFWNPIGTGWETPIRDVTITVESPVAATEVACFAGPQGTTDACDAVGDPAPSVTFEASGLEPGEPVTIAALYPAGTFDTTARTRIENDIVRAFAITPWTVGISVAMLAAGLGALALYFRRTAVDRQYAELTPGLGPVSGADAGTRPVAGGQPVAVQFEPPAGLRPGQLGTLLDEKADVRDVTATIVDQAVRGYLRIDPVGDEQEPEGTAPRDYTLVKLREGDDAMPAYGRTLFDSIFDGREQVTLTDLKATFAADLAKVQKELYADVTDRGWFHRNPQTARVTWASIAVVGLVVGVIGTLVLAANSRWALVGLPVVIVSIVALALTGAAPARTAEGTKVLAQTKGFKLFLETADGYRLRFEEGHDIFSQYLPYAIAFGIADKWSAKFAALAQEGYDVPTPTWYGAYYGGGFWLAHQNFGAQMQDFTSLADAAISTPTAGASGGSGFSSGGGFSGGGSFGGGGGGW
- the ftsE gene encoding cell division ATP-binding protein FtsE; the protein is MIRLDNVSKVYTRGARPALDNVSVEIERGDFVFLVGSSGSGKSTFLKLILREERSTAGDVFVAGRHLNKLSSWRVPHLRREIGAVFQDFRLLPNKTVYQNVAFALQVIGKSKRDIQTNVPEMLELVGLAGKERRLPHELSGGEQQRVAIARAFVNHPPILLCDEPTGNLDPGTSVGIMRLLDRINRTGTTVLMATHDDEIVDQMRKRVIELKGGHLVRDQDRGVYGLETV